A DNA window from Vagococcus penaei contains the following coding sequences:
- the rsgA gene encoding ribosome small subunit-dependent GTPase A has product MSKGQIIKALSGFYYVASEGVTYQTRGRGNFRNRQITPLVGDYVEFESTNLTDGYVLDILPRKNELVRPQVANIDQAVVVTSCVEPNFSFNLLDRFLVTLEEKYITPVIYVTKLDLANDAIKQAMVDMREAYTDMGYQVLFSQTTDLAELKSLFMNRLTVFMGQSGAGKSTLLNELVPDLNLAVGDISVALGRGKHTTRHVELIPISGGLVADTPGFSSIDFLEMDTTELPKCFPDFLAVADNCKFRECQHRKEPKCAVKAGVADEMILDSRYNNYLQFYDEIANRKPIYRKK; this is encoded by the coding sequence ATGTCGAAAGGCCAGATTATTAAGGCTTTAAGTGGGTTTTATTATGTAGCAAGTGAAGGGGTTACTTATCAAACTAGAGGCCGTGGGAATTTCAGAAATCGACAGATCACACCACTTGTGGGTGATTACGTTGAATTTGAAAGCACTAATTTAACTGACGGTTATGTTCTTGATATTTTACCAAGGAAAAATGAATTGGTTCGACCGCAAGTAGCCAATATTGATCAAGCAGTTGTTGTAACTAGTTGTGTAGAGCCTAATTTTTCATTTAATTTACTTGATCGATTTTTAGTTACTTTAGAGGAAAAATATATCACACCTGTTATTTATGTTACGAAATTAGACTTAGCTAATGATGCTATAAAACAGGCAATGGTAGATATGCGCGAAGCCTATACAGATATGGGGTATCAAGTATTATTTTCGCAAACAACTGATTTAGCGGAGTTAAAATCGTTGTTTATGAATCGTCTGACAGTATTTATGGGACAATCTGGCGCTGGAAAATCGACTTTGTTAAATGAATTAGTTCCGGATTTGAATTTAGCTGTTGGCGATATTTCTGTTGCGTTAGGCCGAGGTAAACACACCACGCGTCATGTGGAATTAATTCCAATTTCAGGTGGCTTAGTTGCGGATACTCCAGGGTTTAGCTCGATTGATTTTTTAGAGATGGATACGACTGAATTACCAAAATGTTTTCCTGATTTTCTCGCCGTAGCTGATAATTGTAAGTTCCGTGAATGCCAGCATCGTAAAGAACCAAAATGTGCTGTTAAAGCTGGAGTAGCAGATGAAATGATTTTAGATAGTCGTTATAATAATTATTTACAGTTTTATGATGAAATTGCTAATCGCAAACCAATTTATAGAAAAAAGTGA
- the rpe gene encoding ribulose-phosphate 3-epimerase, translated as MKIAPSILSADFANLEKDIKEVEQHGVEYLHIDVMDGQFVPNITFGPSMVSAIRPITDLVLDVHLMIVNPERYIDDFVKAGADIVTVHAESTVHLHRALQMIKAAGAKAGVVINPGTSIDSIKHVLSLADLVLIMTVNPGFGGQAFISECLDKVRELATLRTKCDYHYEIEIDGGVDNVTAKDCVAAGADVLVAGSYIYGADNRGERIAQLRGATFGD; from the coding sequence ATAAAAATAGCTCCATCGATTTTAAGTGCAGATTTTGCTAATTTAGAAAAAGATATTAAGGAAGTTGAGCAACATGGTGTTGAGTATCTACATATTGATGTAATGGACGGTCAATTTGTACCAAATATTACATTTGGCCCAAGTATGGTATCGGCTATTAGACCAATTACTGATTTAGTACTTGACGTTCATTTGATGATTGTTAATCCTGAACGTTATATTGATGATTTTGTTAAAGCAGGTGCCGATATTGTGACTGTTCACGCTGAAAGTACCGTCCATTTACACCGTGCGTTACAGATGATTAAAGCTGCGGGAGCCAAGGCTGGGGTCGTAATTAATCCTGGCACGTCTATTGATAGTATTAAACATGTTTTAAGTCTAGCTGACCTAGTCTTGATTATGACGGTTAATCCTGGTTTTGGTGGTCAAGCATTTATTTCAGAGTGCCTAGATAAAGTCCGGGAATTAGCAACATTAAGGACAAAATGTGACTATCACTATGAAATTGAAATTGATGGTGGCGTTGATAACGTGACAGCAAAAGATTGTGTTGCTGCTGGAGCAGATGTTCTAGTTGCAGGGTCATATATTTATGGTGCTGACAATCGTGGAGAACGAATCGCTCAGCTAAGAGGAGCGACGTTTGGTGATTAA
- the pknB gene encoding Stk1 family PASTA domain-containing Ser/Thr kinase, giving the protein MISIGQKIGERYEIIGNIGSGGMANVYLARDLILNREVAIKVLRFDFQNDQDAIRRFQREALAATEMVHQNIVGVYDVGEENGMQYIVMEYVEGTDLKQYIKHNSPISLPVVVNIMEQILAAISVAHQHQIIHRDLKPQNILIAKDGTVKITDFGIAIALSETSITQTNTLLGSVHYLSPEQARGGMATRQSDIYALGIILYELLTGVVPFEGESAVSIALKHFQNDIPSVIRFNPNIPQPLENVVLHATAKEIADRYQTVNEMYEDIRTSLDPSRADEPVFKPSVMTDDTIMLTPITEPVPTEVPPVPNKNSDDSNTSLNADDTTSDPKKQSKKRKVKPMFLVLAAIFILVSGGLYVFGRSGQEIAVPDVTGKTEAEAVAILEKEKLRVNPTVQKISDDSVKKGTVVRTNPVSGSKVKAKAEVTLYISSGDKEITMSDFSSMDVDDVKNQLLNEGFLEGNIQTKEEFSDSISTNRVIKQTPKSGKKVVPSETKVVLTVSKGPKTFKLENMYNYSSNRARSYIDSVGLELIEELTEYSDTVPAGQVIYTVPSSGTEMQKGDQITIVYSAGKKPTTAPSTTPSSTQSSSDTSGESKPTTETTNDHGGEKPDNSKDDDRDNDQNSGNQNDKNQ; this is encoded by the coding sequence ATGATTAGTATCGGTCAAAAAATTGGGGAACGTTATGAAATTATTGGCAATATCGGCAGTGGTGGTATGGCTAATGTTTACTTAGCGAGAGATTTAATTCTTAATCGTGAAGTTGCGATTAAAGTTTTGCGATTTGATTTTCAAAATGATCAAGATGCCATTCGCCGTTTTCAACGTGAAGCACTTGCAGCAACGGAAATGGTGCACCAAAATATTGTCGGTGTGTATGATGTTGGTGAAGAAAATGGCATGCAATATATTGTCATGGAATACGTTGAAGGAACGGATTTAAAACAATACATTAAGCATAATTCTCCTATATCATTACCAGTAGTCGTTAATATTATGGAACAAATTTTGGCTGCTATCTCGGTTGCACACCAGCATCAAATTATTCATCGTGATTTAAAGCCACAAAATATTCTGATTGCAAAAGATGGTACCGTGAAGATTACTGATTTTGGGATAGCCATTGCTTTATCAGAAACGTCAATTACTCAAACAAATACATTGTTAGGATCCGTACACTACTTGTCACCAGAACAAGCTCGTGGTGGCATGGCAACACGTCAGTCGGATATTTATGCACTAGGAATTATTTTGTATGAACTCTTGACAGGAGTTGTACCTTTCGAAGGTGAGTCAGCAGTTTCAATTGCATTGAAACATTTTCAAAACGATATTCCGTCCGTTATACGTTTTAATCCTAACATTCCGCAACCACTAGAGAATGTTGTATTACATGCAACGGCTAAAGAAATTGCGGATCGTTACCAAACAGTCAATGAAATGTACGAGGATATTCGAACAAGCTTAGATCCATCACGTGCGGATGAACCAGTTTTTAAACCAAGTGTCATGACAGATGATACAATTATGTTAACACCAATAACTGAGCCAGTTCCGACAGAAGTCCCACCAGTTCCTAACAAAAATAGCGATGATTCGAATACATCTCTGAATGCCGATGATACAACAAGTGATCCTAAAAAGCAGTCAAAAAAAAGAAAAGTGAAACCAATGTTTCTTGTTTTAGCGGCCATTTTTATTCTTGTGTCAGGAGGTTTATATGTTTTTGGTCGAAGTGGTCAAGAAATTGCTGTTCCTGATGTGACTGGTAAAACGGAAGCTGAAGCGGTTGCTATACTGGAAAAAGAAAAGTTGCGTGTGAATCCTACTGTTCAGAAAATCTCTGATGATTCCGTGAAAAAAGGAACAGTTGTCCGGACGAATCCAGTTTCGGGGTCGAAGGTAAAGGCGAAAGCTGAGGTGACTCTCTATATTAGTTCCGGTGATAAAGAGATTACAATGAGTGATTTTTCAAGTATGGACGTCGATGACGTGAAGAATCAATTACTAAATGAAGGCTTTTTAGAAGGTAACATTCAAACGAAGGAAGAATTCTCTGATAGTATTTCGACTAATCGTGTTATTAAGCAAACGCCAAAATCTGGGAAAAAAGTAGTTCCTAGTGAAACTAAAGTAGTGTTAACGGTTAGCAAAGGACCTAAAACATTTAAATTAGAAAACATGTATAATTATTCTAGCAATCGAGCTCGAAGCTACATTGACAGTGTAGGCTTAGAATTGATTGAAGAACTAACGGAATACAGTGACACCGTTCCAGCTGGACAAGTCATTTATACGGTACCAAGTAGTGGGACTGAAATGCAAAAAGGTGATCAAATTACTATTGTGTATTCAGCTGGTAAAAAACCAACTACTGCGCCATCGACAACACCTTCTAGTACGCAATCATCGTCTGATACGTCTGGTGAATCTAAGCCTACAACAGAAACAACCAACGATCACGGTGGTGAGAAACCAGATAATTCAAAAGATGATGACAGAGATAATGATCAAAATAGTGGTAATCAAAACGATAAAAATCAATAA
- a CDS encoding Stp1/IreP family PP2C-type Ser/Thr phosphatase: protein MQIECQTNVGRKRKNNQDTVGTYVNQAGIVLAIVADGMGGHLAGDQASFLAVTGLGAVWEATTIADHDAIGKWLVDRIQEENDIIYAEGTNNPEKYGMGTTIVAAIPLNGQLLLAHVGDSRAYLVRNHEIKQLTEDHSLVNELVKTGEITKEMALNHPKKNILVRSVGVPGRVDVDLSLLTIQENDQILLCSDGLTNMLSDIFIKSIVTQEISLNQKVEQLITEANEAGGTDNITVLLMSFKSDGKEAYD, encoded by the coding sequence ATGCAAATTGAATGTCAAACAAATGTCGGTCGTAAACGTAAGAATAATCAAGACACTGTTGGAACGTATGTGAATCAAGCTGGTATCGTTTTAGCAATAGTTGCTGATGGAATGGGAGGTCATTTAGCTGGAGACCAAGCTAGTTTTTTAGCTGTCACTGGACTAGGGGCTGTTTGGGAAGCGACAACAATTGCTGACCATGATGCCATTGGTAAATGGTTAGTTGACCGAATTCAAGAAGAAAATGATATTATTTATGCGGAAGGTACTAATAATCCTGAAAAATATGGTATGGGAACGACAATTGTGGCGGCGATTCCGCTAAATGGTCAACTACTTTTAGCGCATGTCGGTGATAGCCGCGCATATCTTGTGCGTAATCACGAAATTAAACAGTTGACTGAAGACCATTCTTTAGTGAATGAACTAGTTAAAACGGGAGAAATTACTAAAGAAATGGCGCTAAATCATCCTAAGAAAAATATTTTAGTTCGATCTGTAGGTGTCCCTGGTCGAGTGGATGTTGATTTGTCGTTGCTGACTATTCAAGAAAATGATCAAATTCTATTATGCTCTGATGGGTTAACCAATATGTTGTCCGACATTTTTATTAAAAGCATTGTGACACAGGAAATTTCTTTAAATCAGAAAGTGGAACAATTAATTACGGAGGCCAATGAAGCAGGTGGAACAGATAATATAACTGTTTTGCTAATGTCGTTTAAGTCTGATGGAAAGGAGGCATATGATTAA
- a CDS encoding thiamine diphosphokinase, with translation MIKYVIIIAGGDPANWPDLTPYRSNETAFIGVDRGTLYGLKYGLPIKRAVGDFDSLTTEEFGFVQQQVRRIDCCAAEKDDTDTQLGMLAAIEDYPDASYVLIGATGGRLDHFLSNLWLPLQNRFQPFLERIMIRDNLNSIRYFKPGEYIINKEQDKPYLAYVCLTSVDELTIYDAKYRLENTSFPLPFSLSSNEFVGETSRFSFKTGFMCVIQSKDKCRIIGK, from the coding sequence GTGATTAAATACGTTATTATCATCGCAGGAGGTGATCCGGCTAATTGGCCGGATCTAACTCCTTATCGGTCTAACGAAACGGCCTTTATCGGTGTTGATCGGGGTACTCTATATGGCCTGAAGTATGGGTTACCGATCAAACGAGCAGTAGGAGATTTTGATTCATTAACAACAGAGGAATTTGGGTTCGTGCAACAACAGGTGCGACGTATTGATTGTTGTGCTGCTGAAAAAGATGATACTGATACACAATTGGGTATGTTAGCTGCGATTGAAGATTATCCTGACGCATCTTATGTCCTAATTGGAGCGACGGGTGGGCGGCTAGATCACTTTTTATCTAATTTATGGTTGCCACTACAAAATCGATTTCAACCATTTCTTGAAAGAATCATGATTAGGGATAATTTAAATAGTATTCGTTATTTTAAACCGGGTGAGTATATCATTAATAAAGAGCAAGATAAGCCTTATTTGGCTTATGTTTGTTTAACGAGCGTGGATGAACTGACAATTTATGATGCTAAATACCGTTTGGAAAATACGTCGTTTCCGTTACCATTTTCGTTATCAAGTAATGAATTTGTTGGGGAAACTAGTCGTTTTTCATTTAAAACTGGTTTTATGTGCGTGATTCAATCGAAAGATAAGTGCCGAATAATCGGTAAATAA
- a CDS encoding Asp23/Gls24 family envelope stress response protein, which yields MAVTIKTQAGTIEISNEVIATVVGGAATDIYGIIGMASKNQIKDNLNEILGKENYSRGVVVRQEENGVAVDVYIVVSYGTKISEVSRNVQEKVKYNLETMLGVVANSVNIFIQGVRVQPD from the coding sequence ATGGCTGTAACAATTAAAACACAAGCTGGTACCATTGAAATTTCCAATGAGGTCATTGCTACTGTTGTGGGTGGTGCCGCTACGGATATTTATGGAATCATCGGAATGGCAAGTAAAAATCAAATTAAAGATAATTTAAATGAAATATTAGGTAAAGAAAATTACTCACGTGGTGTTGTAGTACGTCAAGAAGAAAATGGCGTAGCAGTAGATGTTTACATTGTGGTAAGTTATGGAACGAAGATTTCTGAAGTAAGCCGCAATGTTCAAGAAAAAGTAAAATATAATCTTGAAACAATGCTTGGTGTTGTTGCGAATTCTGTTAATATTTTTATTCAAGGTGTACGCGTTCAACCGGACTAA
- the recG gene encoding ATP-dependent DNA helicase RecG: protein MSELLQPVGSMKGIGPKRATILNSLGIQTIYDLLTYYPFRYDDIQEKKIEDIQDQEKVVLKGTVLSEGVVNYYGFKKSRLTFRMMIDHAVINVTFFNQPFLKAKIVTAEEIAIYGKWDAKRKALSGMKILATQDQELDYSPIYHVTKQIRQTTLVNLIKDAWQLYGHYIEENLPDWLLDKYRLMPKIEAAYAMHFPKDTKQNQLARRRLAFEEFFLFQVKMIQLKRQENEKNYGTQIDYDIKRLKGFIQTLPFELTVAQKRVVNEICADLKSPNHMHRLLQGDVGSGKTIVAAIALYAAATAGYQGALMVPTEILAEQHMESLSDLFSQTGVTVELLTSSTKAAEKRRILAGLASGEVTVVVGTHSLIQADVLFANLGFVITDEQHRFGVNQRKILREKGNNPDVLFMTATPIPRTLAITAYGEMDVSIIDELPAGRIPIETKWILPKQVDTVLTWMVSQLKNGQQAYVICPLIEESEMLDVKNAQEIYEHLQSFFAPNFNVGLLHGKMKSQEKETIMTAFKNNDLQILVSTTVIEVGVNVPNATMMMIMDADRFGLAQLHQLRGRVGRGQLASYCILVANPKSEQGKERMKIMTETTDGFVLSERDLEMRGPGDFFGSKQSGLPEFRVGDMVADAQILEVARVEAILLWQQKEWYKRPENQCLYQVLETS from the coding sequence GTGTCTGAATTATTGCAACCGGTGGGATCGATGAAAGGGATTGGGCCAAAACGAGCGACTATTTTAAATAGTTTAGGTATTCAAACTATTTATGACTTGTTAACCTACTATCCGTTTCGCTACGATGATATTCAAGAAAAAAAAATAGAAGATATTCAAGATCAAGAGAAAGTGGTACTAAAAGGAACTGTTTTAAGTGAAGGAGTCGTTAACTATTATGGCTTTAAAAAAAGTCGCTTAACCTTTCGTATGATGATTGATCATGCGGTGATTAATGTGACATTTTTTAATCAACCCTTTTTAAAAGCCAAAATTGTGACAGCTGAAGAAATTGCAATTTATGGCAAGTGGGATGCGAAACGTAAAGCGTTATCGGGTATGAAAATTTTGGCGACACAAGATCAAGAACTTGATTACTCCCCTATTTATCACGTGACGAAACAGATTAGACAGACAACCTTAGTTAATTTGATTAAGGATGCATGGCAATTATATGGACATTATATAGAAGAAAACTTACCTGATTGGTTACTAGATAAGTATCGTTTAATGCCTAAAATCGAAGCTGCGTATGCAATGCACTTTCCTAAAGATACTAAACAAAATCAATTAGCGCGTAGACGTCTAGCTTTTGAGGAGTTTTTTTTATTTCAAGTTAAAATGATTCAACTAAAACGTCAAGAAAATGAAAAAAATTACGGAACGCAAATTGATTATGATATTAAACGTTTAAAAGGATTTATTCAAACATTACCATTTGAATTGACCGTAGCTCAGAAACGAGTTGTCAATGAAATCTGTGCTGATTTAAAAAGTCCGAATCATATGCACCGATTATTGCAAGGAGATGTTGGTAGTGGAAAAACAATTGTGGCCGCAATTGCTTTGTATGCTGCAGCTACGGCAGGATATCAAGGAGCTTTAATGGTACCGACCGAAATTTTAGCGGAACAACACATGGAAAGTTTGTCAGACTTATTTTCTCAAACGGGTGTGACTGTAGAACTATTAACGAGTTCAACGAAAGCGGCAGAAAAGCGACGGATTTTAGCAGGGCTTGCCAGTGGAGAAGTGACGGTAGTTGTGGGGACGCACTCATTAATTCAAGCCGATGTCCTGTTTGCTAATTTAGGTTTTGTTATTACAGATGAGCAACATCGTTTTGGTGTGAACCAGCGTAAGATATTACGTGAAAAAGGCAATAATCCTGATGTCTTATTTATGACCGCGACACCAATCCCTCGAACTTTGGCTATCACTGCATATGGAGAAATGGACGTATCAATCATCGATGAATTGCCAGCTGGACGGATACCAATTGAGACAAAATGGATTCTCCCTAAGCAAGTTGATACGGTTTTAACTTGGATGGTTAGTCAGTTGAAAAATGGACAGCAAGCTTATGTGATTTGTCCGTTAATTGAAGAGTCTGAGATGTTAGATGTCAAAAATGCACAAGAAATTTATGAACATCTGCAATCTTTCTTTGCGCCAAATTTTAATGTAGGTTTACTGCATGGCAAGATGAAAAGCCAAGAGAAAGAAACGATTATGACAGCATTCAAAAATAATGATTTACAAATTTTAGTGTCAACAACTGTCATTGAAGTTGGTGTTAATGTCCCTAACGCTACGATGATGATGATTATGGATGCCGATCGCTTTGGACTTGCGCAGCTCCATCAGTTACGTGGACGTGTTGGACGTGGGCAACTAGCCTCTTACTGTATTTTAGTTGCCAATCCTAAAAGCGAGCAAGGCAAAGAGCGTATGAAAATCATGACAGAAACGACAGATGGCTTTGTTTTAAGTGAAAGAGATTTGGAAATGCGTGGGCCTGGTGATTTCTTTGGTTCTAAGCAGTCGGGTTTACCAGAGTTTAGAGTTGGTGATATGGTAGCCGATGCACAAATTTTAGAGGTTGCTCGAGTGGAAGCAATTCTATTATGGCAACAAAAAGAATGGTATAAAAGACCTGAAAATCAATGCTTATATCAAGTTTTAGAGACATCCTAA
- the rpmB gene encoding 50S ribosomal protein L28 yields MAKECYITGRKARSGNNRSHAMNATKRTWKANLQKVRILVDGKPKKVWVSTRALKSGKVERV; encoded by the coding sequence ATGGCAAAAGAATGTTATATAACTGGGCGTAAAGCTAGATCTGGTAACAACCGCTCACACGCAATGAACGCAACAAAACGTACTTGGAAAGCTAACTTACAAAAGGTTCGTATTTTAGTAGACGGCAAACCAAAAAAAGTTTGGGTTTCTACTCGTGCTTTGAAATCTGGTAAAGTAGAACGCGTTTAA
- a CDS encoding DAK2 domain-containing protein, which yields MEVKAINGGQFQAMVQAGATRLNQNAEFVNSLNVFPVPDGDTGTNMDLSMTSGAKAVRESASQHVGELTGILSKGLLMGARGNSGVILSQLFRGFSKSVLECETLTAQNLADAFKNGVETAYKAVMKPVEGTILTVSRGAAIAGDKKAKETDDCVAVMQAVLTGAKKALEKTPDLLPVLKEVGVVDSGGQGLVFVYEGFLEALSGKIVESDAHQPSITQMDEMVNVEHHKSVHGHLATEDIKFGYCTEIMVRIGEGPTVDSEFDYDEFRNYLDKIGDSLLVVADDEIIKVHVHTEHPGEVMNYGQKFGSLIKIKVDNMRLQHETLLEQETEVPAKARVPYGIIAIAAGEGVQELFKSMGANYIISGGQTMNPSTEDIVKAIEAVHAEQVIILPNNKNIFMAADQAAEVSEVPTIVVPSKTISQGMTALLGFNEQADLESNQQAMGDMLAEVVSGQVTTAVRDTAIDGIDITKNDYIGMIEGKIVVSNSDCMTASIDTLKDMLNDDAEIVTIIVGQDGNLDDAHQLEVALLSINADLEIEIHDGGQPVYPYIFAVE from the coding sequence GTGGAAGTAAAAGCAATTAACGGAGGGCAATTCCAAGCAATGGTTCAAGCTGGAGCAACACGTTTAAATCAAAATGCTGAATTTGTTAATTCCTTAAACGTGTTCCCAGTACCAGATGGTGATACTGGAACAAACATGGATTTGTCAATGACAAGTGGAGCAAAAGCTGTTAGAGAATCAGCAAGTCAGCATGTTGGTGAGTTAACAGGTATTTTATCAAAAGGATTATTAATGGGAGCTCGTGGTAATTCTGGCGTTATTTTGTCACAATTATTTCGTGGATTTTCAAAAAGTGTCTTAGAGTGTGAGACTTTAACGGCTCAGAACTTAGCTGACGCATTTAAAAATGGTGTGGAAACAGCATACAAAGCGGTAATGAAACCAGTAGAAGGAACTATCCTTACTGTATCACGCGGTGCGGCAATCGCTGGTGATAAAAAAGCGAAAGAAACGGATGATTGTGTGGCAGTTATGCAAGCAGTATTAACTGGTGCTAAAAAAGCGCTTGAAAAGACACCTGATTTATTGCCTGTATTAAAAGAAGTTGGGGTAGTTGATAGTGGTGGTCAAGGGCTAGTTTTTGTTTATGAAGGATTCCTAGAAGCATTATCTGGTAAAATCGTTGAGAGCGACGCACATCAACCAAGCATTACACAAATGGATGAGATGGTTAATGTAGAACATCATAAGAGTGTTCATGGTCATTTGGCAACTGAAGATATTAAATTTGGATACTGTACGGAAATTATGGTACGTATTGGTGAAGGTCCAACTGTTGACAGTGAATTTGACTATGATGAATTTAGAAACTATCTAGACAAAATTGGCGATTCATTATTGGTTGTTGCGGATGATGAAATTATTAAAGTTCATGTCCATACTGAACATCCAGGTGAAGTGATGAATTACGGTCAAAAATTTGGTTCATTAATTAAAATTAAAGTCGACAACATGCGCTTACAGCATGAAACGTTATTAGAACAAGAAACCGAAGTTCCTGCTAAAGCACGTGTTCCTTATGGTATTATTGCCATTGCAGCAGGTGAAGGGGTTCAAGAGTTATTTAAGAGTATGGGTGCAAACTATATTATTAGTGGTGGTCAAACAATGAATCCAAGTACTGAGGATATTGTGAAAGCTATCGAAGCAGTACATGCAGAACAGGTCATTATTTTACCTAATAATAAAAATATTTTTATGGCAGCTGATCAAGCGGCGGAAGTGAGTGAAGTTCCAACAATTGTGGTGCCATCAAAAACTATTTCCCAAGGGATGACAGCTTTATTAGGCTTTAATGAGCAAGCGGATCTTGAAAGTAACCAACAAGCAATGGGTGATATGTTAGCCGAAGTGGTCAGTGGTCAAGTAACAACAGCCGTTCGTGATACAGCCATTGATGGAATTGACATTACGAAAAATGATTATATTGGTATGATTGAAGGCAAGATTGTCGTATCTAATTCTGATTGTATGACTGCATCAATCGATACATTGAAAGATATGTTAAATGATGATGCAGAGATTGTTACAATCATTGTTGGTCAAGATGGTAATTTAGATGATGCTCACCAATTAGAGGTAGCTTTGCTAAGTATTAATGCCGATTTAGAAATTGAAATTCATGATGGTGGACAACCTGTTTATCCATACATCTTTGCTGTTGAATAA